In one window of Pieris brassicae chromosome 10, ilPieBrab1.1, whole genome shotgun sequence DNA:
- the LOC123715408 gene encoding UDP-N-acetylhexosamine pyrophosphorylase-like protein 1 — MSFENLKNYVSAHGQEHLIKYWPELSDNEREQLAAEIRKLDLAEINETFHRANETPKVISEKLDDELKPIPQTHYEAVPSLTEEKITEYENIGLQEISEGKVGVLLLAGGQATRLGFGHPKGMYDVGLPSHKTLFQIQAERILRVQQMAEEKTGKFGNITWYIMTSEHTKAPTAKYFKDHSFFGLNEGNIVYFEQGTLPCFDFDGKILLDEKHHIASAPDGNGGLYRALKSQGILEDIKKRGIQHLHGHSVDNILIKVADPVFIGYCKSKNADCAAKVVQKSSPSEAVGVVCRVNGHYKVVEYSELTDEAANRRNQDGRLTFSAGNICNHYFSADFLLKISDFERKLKLHVAKKKIPYVNEGIKIKPTEPNGIKMEKFIFDVFEFAENFICLEVARDVEFSALKNADSAKKDCPSTAREDLLTLHRKYIREAGGIITDDIDVEISPLLSYGGENLREFVENEMFTISPFHLSGIYESNGYQNGNH; from the coding sequence ATGTCGTTCGAAAATCTTAAGAATTATGTGAGTGCCCATGGTCAAGAACACCTTATCAAGTATTGGCCGGAACTTAGTGATAATGAGCGAGAACAGTTGGCGGCAGAGATCCGGAAGTTAGATCTGGCGGAAATTAATGAAACTTTCCACAGAGCGAACGAAACACCAAAAGTTATATCGGAAAAATTAGATGACGAATTAAAACCCATTCCTCAAACTCACTATGAAGCTGTTCCCAGCTTAACTGAGGAAAAAATTACGGAGTATGAAAATATAGGCTTACAAGAGATATCTGAGGGAAAAGTCGGTGTATTGCTTCTCGCAGGCGGGCAAGCTACAAGACTTGGGTTTGGACATCCTAAAGGCATGTATGATGTTGGTTTACCATCACATAAAACCCTGTTTCAAATTCAAGCAGAAAGAATTCTTCGAGTGCAGCAAATGGCGGAAGAAAAAACGGGCAAATTTGGTAATATTACTTGGTATATTATGACTTCTGAGCACACAAAAGCACCTACAGCAAAATACTTCAAAGATCATTCCTTCTTTGGCTTAAACGAAGGAAATATAGTATACTTTGAGCAGGGTACACTTCCatgttttgattttgatgGAAAAATTCTACTTGATGAAAAACATCATATTGCTTCTGCTCCAGATGGTAATGGAGGCCTTTACCGTGCATTGAAAAGTCAAGGCATTCTAGAAGATATCAAAAAGCGTGGTATCCAGCACCTACATGGTCACTCTGTAGACAACATTCTAATAAAAGTGGCAGATCCAGTATTTATTGGATATTGTAAGAGCAAAAATGCTGATTGTGCTGCAAAAGTTGTTCAGAAATCTTCACCAAGTGAAGCAGTTGGTGTGGTATGTAGAGTGAATGGACATTATAAAGTGGTGGAATACTCTGAATTGACAGATGAAGCTGCAAACAGACGAAACCAGGATGGACGTCTTACATTCTCTGCTGGAAATATATGCAACCATTACTTCTCAGCTGATTTTCTTCTAAAAATATCAGACTTTGAACGGAAACTAAAGCTCCATGTtgcaaaaaagaaaataccaTATGTTAATGagggaattaaaataaaaccaactGAACCAAATGGTATTAAAATGGAGAAGTTCATATTTGATGTGTTTGAATTTGCTGAGAATTTCATCTGCTTAGAAGTGGCTAGAGATGTTGAATTTTCAGCTTTGAAAAATGCAGATTCAGCAAAGAAAGACTGCCCATCAACTGCTCGGGAAGACTTATTGACGCTTCACAGGAAATATATCAGGGAAGCAGGTGGTATTATAACTGATGATATTGATGTTGAAATTTCTCCCCTGCTTTCCTATGGAGGAGAAAATTTGAGGGAGTTTGTTGAAAATGAAATGTTCACAATTTCACCATTCCATTTAAGCGGTATTTATGAAAGTAATGGTTATCAAAATGGTAATCATTAA
- the LOC123715646 gene encoding RNA exonuclease 4-like produces MLIFFNDLLIRLLFIIDFVVKTVFVFAYYIYSKLIHQVFNVNMVENNKKHNRNPIGKPNQTIVKRGVIDANWQKLMHLTTLMDTKSEKEEDTDKKESFKGTFRRNRKKKIIEQNNVAKNLKTLKLNNKLTELDIDAVDNVKEETRKDKKNKLTKFIAMDCEMVGIGYNGDDHMIARVSLVNKFGDCIYDKFVKPREEVVDYRTSISGVRKEDLLNGEDFIIVQKEVSEILKGRIVVGHSLKTDLSVLFLSHPKKCIRDTSKYKPFRKITKGSTPSLKRLAKEILGIDIQHGEHSSVEDARATMQLYCTVGKTWEQALSEKRGYSRKFVET; encoded by the exons atgttaattttttttaacgacTTACTTATACGGTTGCTATTTATTATCGATTTTGTGGTGAAAACTGTTTTCGTGTTTGCttattatatctatagtaAACTTATTCATCAAGTTTTCAATGTAAACATGGtcgaaaataataagaaacatAATAGGAACCCAATAGGGAAACCTAACCAAACAATTGTTAAAAGAGGTGTTATTGATGCAAATTGGCAAAAACTTATGCATTTAACAACATTAATGGACACAAAAAGTGAAAAGGAAGAAGATACGGATAAAAAAGAATCGTTTAAAGGCACATTTCGTCGCAACAGAAAGAAGAAAATTATTGAACAAAACAATGTTGCAAAAAACctgaaaactttaaaattgaataataaattaacagaaTTGGACATTGATGCAGTAGATAATGTTAAAGAGGAAACTaggaaagataaaaaaaataaactgacTAAGTTTATAGCAATGGATTGTGAGATGGTTGGAATAGGTTACAATGGAGATGACCATATGATAGCTAGAGTGtctttagttaataaattcgGTGACTGTATTTACGACAAGTTTGTTAAACCGCGAGAAGAAGTTGTAGACTATAGAACTAGTATAAGTGGAGTTAGAAAAGAGGATTTATTAAATGGTGAAGACTTTATAATAGTACAGAAAGAAGTTTCTGAGATATTAAAAGGACGCATTGTAGTAGGTCATTCACTCAAGACTGATTTAAGTGTGCTATTCTTATCACATCCTAAGAAATGTATAAGAGACACATCAAAATATAAACCATTTAGAAAG ATCACTAAAGGCAGCACACCATCCCTCAAACGTCTAGCGAAAGAAATACTAGGTATAGACATTCAACATGGGGAACATAGTTCTGTTGAGGATGCCCGAGCTACAATGCAGCTCTACTGCACAGTTGGCAAAACCTGGGAGCAAGCATTAAGTGAAAAAAGGGGATATAGTCGTAAATTTGTagagacataa